The Nicotiana tabacum cultivar K326 chromosome 14, ASM71507v2, whole genome shotgun sequence genome contains a region encoding:
- the LOC107784764 gene encoding fruit-specific protein: protein MAYFKQAFLLIALFVAITVNLSGSPKMQVMALRDLPEDVASMKNKLLPLGDIITCLKYCNVESDCSDGWVCYNCVPSAFKGWRSQCDKLTATGEGYFGTKLRAKHSKI, encoded by the exons ATGGCATACTTTAAGCAAGCTTTTCTCTTGATTGCTCTCTTTGTTGCAATTACAG TTAATCTCTCTGGGTCTCCTAAGATGCAAGTGATGGCTTTACGAGACTTACCCGAAGATGTTGCATCGATGAAAAATAAATTACTTCCATTAGGTGATATAATAACTTGCCTTAAATATTGCAACGTCGAAAGCGATTGCAGTGATGGATGGGTTTGTTACAATTGTGTTCCATCTGCATTTAAGGGATGGAGATCTCAATGTGACAAGCTTACTGCTACTGGTGAAGGTTATTTTGGAACTAAACTTCGCGCTAAGCACAgcaaaatataa